Proteins from one Mycobacterium sp. HUMS_12744610 genomic window:
- a CDS encoding FAD-binding oxidoreductase, translated as MLHALESIVGASHVVTDPDVLAGRAVDHTGRYRGRAGALVRPGSAEEVAAVLRVCRDAGAHVTVQGGRTSLVAGTVPEHDDVLLSTERLGALGDVDTVERRVQAGAGATLSAVQRAAAAAGLLFGVDLAARDTATVGGMASTNAGGLRTVRYGNMGEQVLGLQVALPDGSLLRRHSLVRSDNTGYDLPALFVGAEGTLGVITALDLRLHPLPSHRVTAVCGFADLAALVEAGRTFRDVDGIAALELIDGRAGALVREHLGVAAPVDGDWMLLVELASDHDQTERLADLLDAVRLCGEPAVGVDVAAQQRLWQVRESLAEVLGVYGPPLKFDVSLPLSAIAGFARDAVALLGAHVPDALPLLFGHVGEGNLHLNVLRCPAEREQAVYGPMMDLIAGCGGNVSSEHGVGSRKRPYLGMSREPADIAAMRAVKAALDPTGYLNAAVLFD; from the coding sequence ATGCTGCACGCCCTGGAGTCGATCGTCGGTGCGAGCCACGTCGTCACCGATCCCGACGTCCTTGCCGGTCGCGCCGTCGACCACACCGGCCGCTACCGCGGGCGGGCCGGCGCGCTGGTGCGGCCGGGTTCGGCCGAGGAGGTCGCCGCGGTGCTGCGGGTGTGCCGCGACGCCGGGGCCCACGTCACCGTGCAGGGCGGTCGCACCTCCCTGGTGGCCGGCACCGTGCCCGAGCACGACGACGTGCTGTTGTCCACCGAGCGGCTGGGTGCGCTCGGCGACGTCGACACCGTCGAACGCCGCGTGCAGGCCGGCGCCGGGGCCACGCTGTCCGCCGTGCAGCGCGCGGCCGCCGCGGCGGGCCTGCTGTTCGGGGTGGACCTGGCCGCCCGGGACACGGCCACCGTCGGCGGCATGGCCTCGACCAACGCCGGCGGCCTGCGCACGGTGCGCTACGGCAACATGGGCGAGCAGGTGCTCGGCCTGCAGGTCGCGCTGCCCGACGGTTCGCTGCTGCGCCGGCACAGCCTGGTGCGCAGCGACAACACCGGCTACGACCTGCCGGCGCTGTTCGTCGGCGCCGAGGGCACCCTCGGCGTCATCACCGCGCTGGACCTGCGGCTGCACCCGTTGCCGTCGCACCGGGTGACCGCGGTCTGCGGGTTCGCCGACCTGGCGGCGCTCGTCGAGGCGGGTCGCACGTTCCGCGACGTCGACGGGATCGCGGCGCTGGAGCTGATCGATGGCCGGGCGGGCGCGCTGGTCCGCGAGCACCTCGGGGTCGCGGCGCCGGTGGACGGCGACTGGATGCTGCTGGTGGAACTGGCCTCCGACCACGACCAGACCGAGCGGCTGGCCGACCTGCTCGACGCCGTGCGGCTGTGCGGGGAGCCCGCGGTGGGCGTGGATGTTGCTGCGCAGCAACGGTTGTGGCAGGTGCGCGAATCGCTGGCCGAGGTGCTCGGCGTGTACGGGCCGCCGCTGAAGTTCGACGTGTCGCTGCCGCTGTCGGCGATCGCCGGGTTCGCCCGCGACGCGGTCGCGCTGCTGGGTGCGCACGTGCCCGATGCGCTGCCGCTGCTGTTCGGCCACGTCGGCGAGGGCAACCTGCACCTCAACGTGCTGCGCTGCCCGGCCGAGCGGGAGCAGGCGGTGTACGGGCCGATGATGGACCTGATCGCCGGGTGCGGCGGCAACGTCAGCTCCGAGCATGGCGTCGGCAGCCGCAAGCGGCCCTACCTGGGCATGTCGCGCGAACCCGCCGACATCGCCGCGATGCGCGCGGTCAAGGCCGCGCTGGACCCGACCGGCTACCTCAACGCCGCGGTGCTCTTCGACTGA
- a CDS encoding TetR/AcrR family transcriptional regulator, protein MPSENGISRREELLAVATKLFAARGYHGTRMDDVADVIGLNKATVYHYYASKSLILFDIYRQAAEGTLAAVHDDPSWTAREAFYQYTVRLLGGIADNPERAAVYFQEAPYIAEWFTAEQVAEVREKEAQVYEHVHGLIDRGIASGEFYECDSHVVALGYIGMTLGSYRWLRPSGRRSAKEIAAEFSTALLRGLIRDETIRQTSPLGREGAVL, encoded by the coding sequence ATGCCATCCGAGAACGGGATTTCCCGCCGCGAGGAGTTGCTGGCCGTAGCCACCAAGTTGTTCGCCGCCCGCGGCTATCACGGCACCCGGATGGACGACGTGGCCGATGTGATCGGCCTGAACAAGGCGACCGTCTACCACTACTACGCCAGCAAGTCGCTGATCCTGTTCGACATCTACCGCCAGGCCGCCGAGGGCACGCTGGCCGCCGTGCATGACGACCCGTCGTGGACGGCGCGCGAGGCGTTCTACCAGTACACCGTGCGGCTGCTCGGCGGGATCGCCGACAACCCCGAGCGCGCCGCCGTCTACTTCCAGGAAGCGCCCTACATCGCCGAGTGGTTCACCGCCGAACAGGTCGCCGAGGTGCGCGAGAAGGAAGCGCAGGTCTACGAGCACGTGCACGGCCTCATCGACCGCGGGATCGCCAGCGGTGAGTTCTACGAGTGCGACTCGCACGTGGTGGCGCTGGGCTACATCGGCATGACGCTGGGCAGCTACCGCTGGCTGCGGCCCAGCGGCCGGCGCAGCGCCAAGGAGATCGCCGCCGAGTTCAGCACCGCGCTGCTGCGGGGGCTGATCCGTGACGAGACGATCCGCCAGACGTCGCCGCTGGGCCGTGAGGGCGCCGTCTTATAG
- the ctaD gene encoding cytochrome c oxidase subunit I, giving the protein MAVDVGSVAPLQARRPFPARLGPKGNLVYKLVATTDHKTIGIMYVVTCYVMFFIGGLMALLMRTELAAPGLQFLSNEQYNQLFTMHGTVMLLLYATPIVFGFANLVLPLQIGAPDVAFPRLNAFSYWLFLFGALIALAGFITPGGAADFGWTAYTPLSDAIHSPGTGSDLWITGLIVAGLGTILGAVNMITTVVCLRAPGMTMFRMPIFTWNILVTSILVLLAFPILTAALFGLAADRHLGAHVFDPANGGVLLWQHLFWFFGHPEVYIVALPFFGIVTEIIPVFSRKPVFGYTTLVYATLAIGGLSMAVWAHHMFATGAVLLPFFAVTSYLIAIPTGIKFFNWTGTMWKGQLTFETPMLFSVGFLVTFLLGGLSGVLLASPPLDFHVTDSYFVVAHFHYTLFGTIVFSTFAGVYFWFPKMTGRLLDERLGKLHFWLTLIGFNTTFLVQHWLGNMGMPRRYADYLSTDGFQPLNVVSTVGASILGVSMLPFIWNVFRSWRYGEPVTVDDPWGYGNSLEWATSCPPPRHNFTELPRIRSERPAFELHHPHMVARMRAESHVGRHREVVSDVDTATGLRR; this is encoded by the coding sequence ATGGCTGTCGATGTTGGCTCTGTGGCGCCGCTGCAAGCCCGCCGGCCTTTTCCGGCCCGGTTGGGCCCCAAGGGCAACTTGGTGTACAAGCTTGTCGCCACCACCGATCACAAGACCATCGGGATCATGTACGTGGTGACCTGCTATGTGATGTTCTTCATCGGCGGGCTGATGGCGCTGTTGATGCGCACCGAACTCGCAGCGCCGGGTCTGCAGTTCCTGTCGAACGAGCAGTACAACCAGCTGTTCACCATGCACGGCACCGTCATGCTGTTGCTGTATGCCACGCCGATCGTGTTCGGGTTCGCCAACCTGGTGTTGCCGCTGCAGATCGGTGCACCCGATGTCGCGTTCCCGCGACTGAACGCATTCTCCTACTGGTTGTTTTTGTTCGGCGCCCTGATCGCCCTCGCGGGCTTCATCACCCCGGGCGGTGCCGCCGACTTCGGTTGGACCGCTTACACACCGCTATCGGATGCCATCCACTCGCCCGGCACCGGCTCCGACCTGTGGATCACGGGACTGATCGTGGCGGGCTTGGGCACGATCCTGGGCGCGGTCAACATGATCACGACGGTGGTGTGTTTGCGCGCGCCGGGGATGACGATGTTTCGGATGCCGATCTTCACCTGGAACATCCTGGTGACGTCGATTCTGGTGTTGCTGGCGTTCCCGATCCTGACCGCCGCGCTGTTCGGGCTGGCCGCCGATCGCCACCTGGGTGCGCACGTGTTCGACCCGGCCAACGGCGGAGTCCTGTTGTGGCAGCACCTGTTTTGGTTCTTCGGCCACCCCGAGGTCTATATCGTGGCGCTGCCGTTCTTCGGTATCGTCACGGAGATCATTCCGGTGTTCAGCCGCAAACCGGTCTTCGGTTACACCACGCTGGTGTATGCGACCCTCGCCATCGGGGGGTTGTCGATGGCGGTGTGGGCGCACCACATGTTCGCCACCGGCGCGGTGCTGTTGCCGTTCTTCGCCGTCACCTCGTATTTGATCGCGATCCCCACCGGGATCAAGTTCTTCAACTGGACCGGCACCATGTGGAAGGGCCAACTCACTTTTGAGACGCCGATGCTGTTCTCGGTCGGGTTTCTGGTGACCTTTCTGCTGGGCGGTTTGTCGGGCGTGCTGCTGGCCAGCCCGCCGCTGGACTTCCATGTGACCGACTCCTACTTCGTGGTGGCGCACTTTCACTACACGCTGTTCGGCACGATCGTGTTCTCCACCTTCGCCGGTGTCTACTTCTGGTTCCCGAAGATGACCGGCCGGCTGCTCGACGAGCGGCTGGGCAAGCTGCATTTCTGGTTGACGTTGATCGGGTTCAACACCACGTTCCTGGTGCAGCACTGGCTGGGCAACATGGGGATGCCGCGCCGCTACGCCGACTACCTGTCCACCGATGGGTTCCAGCCACTCAACGTGGTCTCGACGGTCGGTGCGTCGATTCTGGGCGTATCGATGCTGCCGTTCATCTGGAACGTGTTCCGCAGCTGGCGCTACGGCGAGCCGGTCACCGTCGACGACCCGTGGGGGTACGGCAACTCGCTGGAGTGGGCAACCAGCTGCCCGCCGCCGCGGCACAACTTCACCGAGCTGCCCCGGATCCGTTCGGAGCGCCCGGCATTCGAACTGCACCACCCGCACATGGTGGCGCGCATGCGCGCCGAATCTCACGTCGGCCGCCACCGCGAAGTGGTCAGCGACGTGGACACCGCAACGGGACTGCGCCGATAG
- a CDS encoding peroxiredoxin → MTTAIDAAPHVASMPRIGDPAPAFSAVTTQGQISFPADYAGKWVIFFSHPADFTPVCTSEFVTFASMQNQFAAYNTELVGLSVDGLASHIAWLRTIKDKITFRGMHDVDVTFPLIEDVSMEIAQKYGMIMPGEDSTKAVRAVFVIDPKGVIRAIVYYPLSLGRNFDELLRVVKALQTADRFDVATPADWRPGDPVIVPTASTCGTAEQRMDGQVDGVDCQDWFFCTRQISADDVEAAIRVHPAGLPHDSAG, encoded by the coding sequence ATGACAACTGCTATCGACGCGGCCCCGCACGTGGCGAGCATGCCCCGCATCGGCGATCCCGCTCCCGCGTTCAGCGCCGTCACTACCCAGGGGCAGATCAGCTTCCCCGCCGACTATGCCGGTAAGTGGGTCATCTTCTTCTCTCACCCCGCTGACTTCACCCCAGTGTGCACCAGTGAATTCGTCACCTTCGCCTCGATGCAAAACCAATTCGCCGCGTACAACACCGAGCTGGTCGGGTTGTCGGTCGACGGGCTCGCCAGCCACATCGCCTGGTTGCGCACGATCAAGGACAAGATCACCTTCCGAGGCATGCACGACGTGGACGTCACCTTTCCGCTCATCGAAGACGTGTCGATGGAGATCGCGCAGAAATACGGGATGATCATGCCCGGCGAAGACTCCACCAAAGCGGTGCGCGCGGTTTTCGTCATCGACCCCAAGGGCGTGATCCGGGCCATCGTCTACTATCCGCTGAGCCTCGGCCGCAACTTCGATGAACTATTACGCGTCGTCAAGGCCCTACAGACGGCCGACAGATTCGACGTCGCGACCCCCGCCGACTGGCGCCCGGGCGACCCTGTCATCGTCCCCACGGCGAGCACCTGCGGTACCGCCGAGCAGCGGATGGACGGCCAAGTCGACGGCGTCGACTGCCAGGACTGGTTCTTTTGCACCAGACAGATCAGCGCCGACGACGTCGAGGCCGCGATCCGGGTTCACCCCGCCGGTCTGCCCCACGACTCGGCGGGATGA
- a CDS encoding PE family protein: MSLLIAAPDALASTTADVERIGAAINAAGARAAVPTTSMVAAAEDEVSAAIARLFGAYAEQSQALLAQAADFHSRFAQALAAAGNSYAEAESVDATLLGRSALAAGTPTGTVTFASTLPSLPVTALIMGGAHNPGPVQYYIDEVNTAYIQPLISGANPKGVFTPEQFWPITPELGNTLTFGQSVTQGVTLLNTAIDNQIALGNNALVLGYSESAAVATNEINALLTLPTAAQPGASQLAFLLLGDPNNPVGGILERFTGFYVPLLDVPFNGATPQSPWHTSIYTIQYDGIADFPQYPLNLVSDLNAAMGLSLHADYPLLTADQVANAVPLPTSGGNTDYYMILSQNLPLLGPIRDYVPYVGNALADLVQPDLRVLVDLGYADYGPGGNYANVPTPAGLFEIPNPFTVIPDLGTGAVQGVQAAMVDLGYLPPSALPTTYPYAPALSPHLNVFLGQPSTTLLSTITGAVGPVLHLIPPVTDLPQL, translated from the coding sequence ATGTCGCTTCTGATAGCCGCGCCCGATGCGCTCGCGTCGACGACCGCCGATGTGGAACGTATCGGCGCGGCGATCAACGCGGCCGGCGCTCGGGCGGCCGTCCCGACGACGAGCATGGTCGCGGCGGCCGAGGACGAGGTGTCGGCCGCGATCGCCCGGCTGTTCGGCGCCTACGCCGAGCAGAGCCAGGCCCTGCTGGCGCAGGCGGCGGACTTCCATAGTCGCTTCGCCCAGGCGCTTGCCGCCGCGGGCAACTCCTACGCCGAGGCCGAGTCGGTGGATGCGACCCTGCTGGGCCGGTCCGCGCTTGCCGCAGGCACGCCGACCGGCACCGTCACCTTCGCGTCCACGCTGCCGTCGTTGCCGGTGACGGCGCTGATCATGGGTGGAGCGCACAACCCGGGCCCGGTGCAGTACTACATCGACGAGGTCAACACCGCTTACATCCAGCCGCTGATCAGCGGGGCCAACCCGAAGGGCGTGTTCACCCCCGAGCAGTTCTGGCCGATCACCCCCGAACTCGGCAATACCCTCACGTTCGGCCAGTCCGTCACCCAGGGCGTCACCCTGCTCAACACCGCGATCGACAACCAGATCGCGCTGGGCAACAACGCCCTGGTGCTCGGCTACTCCGAAAGCGCCGCGGTCGCCACCAACGAGATCAACGCGCTGCTGACCCTGCCCACCGCCGCGCAACCGGGCGCGAGCCAGCTCGCGTTCCTGCTGCTGGGGGACCCCAACAACCCCGTCGGTGGCATCCTGGAGCGGTTCACCGGGTTCTACGTCCCGCTGCTCGACGTGCCCTTCAACGGGGCCACTCCCCAATCTCCTTGGCACACTTCGATTTACACGATCCAATACGACGGCATCGCCGACTTCCCGCAGTACCCGCTGAACTTGGTGTCGGACCTCAACGCCGCCATGGGCCTGTCCCTGCACGCCGACTATCCATTGCTGACGGCCGACCAGGTCGCCAATGCCGTCCCCTTGCCGACATCGGGAGGCAATACCGACTACTACATGATCCTGAGCCAGAACCTGCCGCTGCTGGGCCCGATCCGCGACTACGTCCCCTACGTGGGCAATGCGCTCGCCGACCTGGTCCAGCCCGATCTGCGGGTGCTGGTCGACCTCGGCTACGCCGACTACGGGCCGGGCGGCAACTACGCGAACGTCCCGACCCCGGCCGGGCTGTTCGAAATTCCCAACCCGTTCACCGTCATCCCGGACCTGGGCACCGGCGCCGTGCAGGGGGTGCAGGCGGCGATGGTGGACCTGGGCTACCTGCCGCCGTCCGCGTTGCCGACCACCTACCCGTACGCGCCGGCGCTGAGTCCGCACCTGAACGTCTTCCTCGGCCAGCCGAGCACGACGCTGCTGTCGACGATCACCGGCGCCGTCGGGCCCGTCCTGCACCTGATCCCGCCCGTGACCGACCTACCCCAGCTATAA
- a CDS encoding ATP-binding protein has product MPPWRLRDFHDDDLDQAILVWDQSRHPGDPAPAFPVSEMVSAAKSGQPAVVAVVGDELVGIAVAEARGERAWILLVGLNARWRNRGVGSALLGELELRLRALGIRRVGALLQTEATGAAALRNCGYRERTDLSFFEKIDTVGSSDAGLLAQLGAQAMPRGLWNAMGGMESEKQIVERRIVLPLSEPNIAEKYGVSPPKAVILFGPPGTGKTSFAKAVAGRLGWPFVELLPSRLAAPDVALASALREAFVTLMELEAVVVFIDEVEEIAGSRSGERCDPAHGITNELLKLIPAFRQRDERLLICATNSVRSLDSAFLRPGRFDYIIPIGPPDATARAAIWARYLGPAAGSVDIGELVRASEMFTPADIEFAARKGAQSGFEREIEFRRGESARTEDYLAAIAEIRPSLTEAVLAEFTEDIEQRTRL; this is encoded by the coding sequence GTGCCCCCGTGGCGGTTGCGCGACTTTCACGACGACGACCTCGATCAGGCGATCCTGGTGTGGGATCAGAGCCGACATCCCGGTGACCCGGCGCCGGCCTTTCCGGTCTCGGAGATGGTGTCGGCGGCCAAATCGGGACAGCCCGCCGTGGTCGCCGTCGTCGGCGACGAGTTGGTGGGCATAGCGGTCGCCGAGGCCCGGGGGGAACGGGCATGGATTCTGCTCGTCGGCCTCAACGCCCGGTGGCGCAACCGCGGTGTTGGCAGCGCGCTGCTGGGCGAGCTCGAGCTGCGCCTGCGCGCCCTGGGCATCCGGCGCGTGGGTGCACTGCTGCAAACAGAGGCGACCGGCGCGGCGGCGCTGCGCAACTGTGGCTATCGGGAGCGGACCGATTTGTCGTTTTTCGAAAAGATCGACACCGTCGGCTCCTCGGACGCGGGCCTGCTGGCCCAACTCGGCGCGCAGGCGATGCCCCGCGGCCTGTGGAACGCGATGGGCGGGATGGAATCGGAGAAACAGATCGTTGAGCGGCGGATCGTGCTGCCGCTGAGCGAGCCGAATATCGCCGAAAAATACGGCGTCTCACCGCCGAAGGCGGTCATCTTGTTCGGCCCCCCGGGAACCGGCAAAACCAGCTTCGCCAAGGCCGTTGCGGGTCGGCTCGGCTGGCCGTTCGTCGAACTCCTCCCCTCGCGTCTGGCCGCACCGGATGTTGCGCTGGCGAGCGCGCTGCGAGAGGCCTTCGTGACGCTGATGGAACTGGAAGCCGTGGTGGTGTTCATCGACGAAGTCGAGGAGATCGCCGGATCGCGCTCGGGTGAGCGTTGCGATCCCGCGCACGGCATCACCAACGAGCTGCTCAAACTGATCCCGGCGTTTCGCCAGCGCGACGAGCGGCTACTGATCTGCGCGACGAACTCGGTGCGCTCGCTGGACTCGGCGTTTTTGCGGCCCGGACGATTCGACTACATCATCCCGATCGGACCCCCGGACGCGACGGCGCGGGCGGCGATCTGGGCCAGATATCTCGGTCCGGCCGCCGGCTCGGTCGATATCGGCGAGCTGGTCAGGGCCAGCGAGATGTTTACCCCGGCCGATATCGAGTTCGCTGCACGCAAGGGTGCGCAATCCGGGTTCGAGCGGGAGATCGAATTCCGCCGTGGTGAGTCGGCCCGTACCGAGGACTATCTTGCGGCCATAGCCGAGATCCGGCCCTCGCTGACAGAGGCGGTGCTCGCCGAGTTCACCGAAGACATTGAGCAGCGGACTCGGCTCTGA
- a CDS encoding alpha/beta hydrolase, producing MTQREDIWFDSGGDRISAWLYRPATGGPAPLLVMAHGLGAVRTMRMDAYAERFSAAGYACLVFDYRNFGDSEGRPRQVLDVGMQLADWAAAVAYARTLDGIDQQRIALWGTSFGGGHVIASAARLPGIAAAVAQCPFTDGLASARTIANPLATARIFALALRDVVASRLGRPPVMVATAGRPGEAALLNTPDAYEGYLRLVPDGARLTNEVAARIALQVMTYRPGRAAATIGCPILFCVCEFDSVAPAGATLRYAARAPRGEIKTYPEGHFDIYVGAAFERVVADQIAFLDEHLQASGD from the coding sequence ATGACGCAACGCGAGGACATCTGGTTCGATTCCGGCGGCGACCGGATCAGCGCGTGGCTCTACCGGCCCGCCACCGGCGGCCCCGCGCCGCTGCTGGTGATGGCACACGGCCTGGGGGCGGTGCGCACCATGCGGATGGACGCCTACGCCGAACGGTTCAGCGCGGCCGGCTACGCCTGCCTGGTGTTCGACTACCGCAACTTCGGCGACAGCGAGGGGCGGCCCCGCCAGGTGCTCGACGTCGGCATGCAGCTTGCGGACTGGGCGGCGGCCGTCGCCTACGCCCGCACCCTCGACGGGATCGACCAACAGCGAATCGCTTTGTGGGGCACCTCTTTCGGTGGAGGCCATGTGATCGCCTCGGCGGCCCGGCTGCCGGGCATCGCCGCCGCCGTGGCGCAGTGCCCCTTCACCGACGGCCTGGCCTCGGCGCGCACGATCGCCAACCCGCTGGCCACCGCGCGCATCTTCGCGCTCGCGTTGCGCGACGTCGTGGCGAGCCGGCTGGGCAGGCCACCGGTCATGGTCGCCACCGCGGGCCGCCCCGGCGAGGCGGCGTTGCTGAACACACCCGACGCGTACGAGGGGTACCTGAGACTGGTCCCCGACGGCGCTCGGCTGACCAACGAGGTGGCCGCCCGGATCGCGTTGCAGGTCATGACCTACCGGCCGGGACGCGCCGCGGCGACGATCGGCTGCCCGATCCTGTTCTGCGTGTGCGAGTTCGACTCGGTGGCGCCCGCGGGTGCCACGTTGCGCTACGCGGCCAGGGCCCCACGCGGCGAGATCAAGACCTACCCCGAGGGCCATTTCGACATCTACGTCGGCGCCGCGTTCGAGCGCGTCGTCGCCGACCAGATCGCCTTCCTCGACGAGCATTTGCAGGCGTCCGGCGATTGA
- a CDS encoding glucose 1-dehydrogenase — MGRVDGKVALISGGARGMGAEHARLLAAEGAKVVIGDILDDEGKAVADEIGDAVRYVHLDVTQPDQWDAAVATAIGEFGKLNVLVNNAGTVALGPLKSFDLAKWQKVIDVNLTGTFLGMRAAVEPMIEAGGGSIINVSSIEGLRGAPMVHPYVASKWGVRGLAKSAALELAPHNIRVNSVHPGFIRTPMTAHLPEDMVTIPLGRPAESREVSTFILFLASDESSYATGSEFVMDGGLVTDVPHKQF; from the coding sequence GTGGGACGGGTTGACGGAAAAGTAGCGCTCATCAGCGGTGGCGCCCGCGGGATGGGCGCCGAACACGCGCGCCTGCTCGCGGCCGAGGGCGCCAAGGTGGTGATCGGCGACATCCTCGACGACGAGGGCAAGGCCGTGGCCGACGAGATCGGTGACGCCGTGCGCTACGTCCACCTCGACGTCACCCAGCCCGACCAATGGGACGCCGCCGTCGCGACCGCCATCGGCGAATTCGGCAAGCTCAACGTGCTGGTCAACAACGCCGGGACCGTGGCGCTCGGGCCGCTCAAGAGTTTCGATCTGGCCAAGTGGCAGAAGGTGATCGACGTCAACCTCACCGGCACCTTCCTGGGCATGCGGGCGGCCGTCGAGCCGATGATCGAGGCCGGGGGCGGCTCGATCATCAACGTGTCCTCGATCGAGGGGCTGCGCGGAGCGCCCATGGTGCACCCCTACGTGGCGTCCAAGTGGGGGGTGCGCGGCCTGGCGAAGTCCGCTGCGCTGGAACTGGCGCCGCACAACATCCGGGTCAACTCCGTGCACCCCGGCTTCATCCGCACCCCGATGACCGCCCACCTGCCCGAGGACATGGTGACTATTCCCCTCGGCCGCCCGGCCGAGTCGCGGGAGGTCTCGACGTTCATCCTGTTCCTGGCCAGCGACGAGTCGTCGTATGCGACGGGCAGCGAGTTCGTCATGGACGGCGGCCTGGTGACCGACGTGCCGCACAAACAGTTCTGA
- a CDS encoding diacylglycerol kinase, translating into MAIRVAHVGTGNVGRLALAEVIANPQFELTGLCVSSPEKVGKDAGALCGVALDDEVVTGVTAVSDLDAVLATGPECVVYCAMGDTRLPEAMADVMRVLAAGVNVVGSSPGLLQYPWGVMPDKYIARVEDAAQQGNSSIFISGVDPGFANDLIPLALAGTCRRIEQVRCMEIHDYASYDGAEVMHYMGFGRPLDEIPMLLQPGVLSIAWGTAIRQLAAGLGIEVDEIVESYQREPAPEDFDIAVGHVAKGTLAVLQFEIRGMVKGHPAIVIEHITRLRPDLRPDLPQPASGDGSYRVEITGEPSYAVDIVPSSRKGDHNHAAIAGAAGRVVNAIPAVIAAPPGIRTTLDLPFITGKGLYAPAGLVAT; encoded by the coding sequence ATGGCGATCCGCGTCGCCCACGTCGGGACCGGGAATGTCGGCCGGCTGGCCCTGGCCGAAGTGATCGCCAACCCGCAGTTCGAGTTGACCGGGCTGTGCGTCTCGTCGCCGGAGAAGGTGGGCAAGGACGCCGGCGCGCTGTGCGGGGTCGCGCTGGACGACGAGGTCGTCACCGGCGTCACGGCCGTCTCCGACCTGGACGCCGTGCTGGCCACCGGGCCCGAGTGCGTCGTCTACTGCGCGATGGGCGACACCCGGTTGCCGGAGGCGATGGCCGACGTCATGCGGGTCCTGGCCGCCGGGGTCAACGTCGTCGGGTCGTCGCCGGGGTTGCTGCAGTACCCGTGGGGCGTGATGCCCGACAAGTACATCGCGCGCGTCGAAGACGCTGCCCAGCAAGGGAACTCGAGCATCTTCATCAGCGGGGTCGACCCGGGGTTCGCCAACGACCTGATTCCGCTGGCCCTGGCCGGGACCTGCCGGCGCATCGAGCAGGTGCGCTGCATGGAGATCCACGACTACGCCAGTTACGACGGCGCGGAAGTCATGCACTACATGGGCTTCGGCCGCCCGCTCGACGAGATCCCGATGCTGCTGCAACCGGGCGTGCTCAGCATCGCCTGGGGTACGGCGATCCGGCAGCTGGCGGCCGGGCTGGGCATCGAGGTCGACGAGATCGTCGAGTCCTACCAGCGCGAGCCCGCGCCCGAGGACTTCGACATCGCGGTCGGTCACGTGGCCAAGGGCACGCTGGCGGTGCTGCAGTTCGAGATCCGAGGCATGGTCAAGGGCCACCCCGCCATCGTCATCGAGCACATCACCCGGTTGCGCCCCGACCTGCGGCCCGATCTGCCCCAGCCCGCCTCCGGCGACGGCTCCTACCGCGTCGAGATCACCGGTGAGCCGTCCTACGCCGTGGACATCGTGCCGAGCAGCCGCAAGGGCGACCACAACCACGCCGCGATCGCCGGCGCCGCCGGCCGGGTCGTCAACGCCATCCCGGCGGTGATCGCGGCGCCGCCGGGCATCCGGACCACGCTCGACCTGCCGTTCATCACAGGAAAAGGCCTCTATGCGCCCGCCGGGCTGGTGGCCACCTAA